GCGGAGCGACGTCGTTGCCCATGAGGAGCTCGAACACCTTCGCCGCGGACTCCGCGTCGGACACGTTGACGCGGCGGAGGGTCCGGTGCGCACGGTCCATCGTCGTCTCGGCGAGCTGGTCGGCATCCATCTCCCCCAGGCCCTTGTAGCGCTGGATCGGCTCGAGGTACTTCTTGTTCGAGCGCTCGAGCTTCTTCAGCAGGGTCGTGAGTTCCTGCTCGGAGTACGTGTAGAGCGTGTCGTTCGGCTTCCCGCGGTTCACCACGACGACCCGGTGCAGCGGCGGCACGGCGGCGAACACCCGGCCCTGCTCGATCATCGGCCGCATGTACCGGAAGAACAGCGTCAGCAGCAGCGTGCGGATGTGGGCACCGTCGACGTCGGCGTCCGACATGATGATGACCTTGCCGTAGCGGGCCTGGTCGAGCTCGAACGTGCGGCCGGAGCCGGCGCCGATGACCTGGATGATCGAGGCGCACTCGGCGTTCGAGAGCATGTCCGACACGGACGCCTTCTGCACGTTGAGGATCTTGCCGCGGATGGGCAGCAGCGCCTGGTACTCGCTGTTGCGGGCGAGCTTCGCGGTGCCCAGGGCCGAGTCGCCCTCGACGATGAAGAGCTCGGTGCCCTCGACGTCGTTCGACCGGCAGTCGGCGAGCTTGGTCGGCAGCGAGGAGTTCTCGAGCGCGTTCTTCCGGCGCTGCGTCTCCTTGTGGGCCCGGGCGGAGATGCGGGTCTTCATCTCGGAGACGACCTTCTCGAGCAGCAGGGCCGCCTGCGCCTTCTCGGTCCGCTGCGTGGAGGTCAGGATCTCCGTCATCCGCTTCGCGACGACCGAGTCGACGATCCGGCGGACCGCGGGCGTGCCGAGGATCTCCTTCGTCTGCCCCTCGAACTGCGGCTCCGGCAGGCGGACCGTGAGCACCGCCGTCAGACCGGCGAGCACGTCGTCCTTCTCGAGCTTGTCCTGCCCGACCTTCAACTTGCGGGCGTTGGCCTCGACCTGCGCCCGGACCGCCTTCACCAGGCCGGACTCGAAGCCCGCCTGGTGCGTCCCGCCCTTGGGCGTCGCGATGATGTTCACGAAGCTGCGGAACGCCGTCTCGTAGCCGTCACCCCAGCGCAGGGCCACGTCGACCTCGCAGGAGCGCTCGACCTCGGTGGACACCATGTGCCCCTTGTCGTCGAGCATCGGCACGGTCTCCTTGAACGTGCCGGAACCCTGGATGCGCCACACGTCGGTGACGGCGCCGTCGACCGAGAGGTGCTCGACGAACTCGCCGATGCCGCCCTCGTACCGGAAACGCTCGACCACCGGGCCCTGCTCGACGTGCCGGACCACCGCGGCGCCGTCCTCGCCCGCGTCGTCGGCGGCTCCGGGTGCCGGGGCGGCCAGCGCCGCACGCTCGGCCGCGGCGGCGATGGACGCGGGACGGGCGTCGGTGATGGTGAGGCCGAGTCCCGGCACCAGGAAGGCGGTCTGGCGGGCGCGGTTGACGAGGTCGCCGGTGCTGAACGCGGCGTCCTTCGTGAAGATCTGTCGGTCAGCCCAGTAGCGCACCCGGGTGCCGGTCACGCCCTTCTTCACCTTGCCTGCCACGCGGAGCTCGCTGCCCGAGGTGAACGGTGCGAAGGGGGCGTCGGGGCCGATCCCCTGGCTGTCGTCGAAGACGCCGGGCTCCCCGCGGTGGAAGGACATCACGTACGTCTTGCCGCCCCGGTCGACCTGCACGTCGAGGCGCTCCGACAGGGCGTTCACGACCGAGGCCCCGACACCGTGCAGACCACCGGAGGCCGCGTACGACCCCGACCCGAACTTGCCGCCAGCGTGGAGCTTGGTGAACACGACCTCGACACCGGTGAGTCCGGTCTTCGGCTCGACGTCGACCGGGATGCCACGGGCGACGTCGGAGACCTCGACCGATCCGTCGGCGTGCAGCGTCACACCGATCTCGTCACCGTGCCCGGCGAGGGCTTCGTCGACGGAGTTGTCGATGACCTCCCACAGGCAGTGCATGAGGCCACGGGAGTCCGTCGAGCCGATGTACATGCCGGGACGCTTCCGGACCGCCTCGAGTCCTTCGAGGACGGAGAGATGCCGTGCGGAGTAGTCGGAGCTCACCTGATGAGCGTACCGATCCGCACCGACAGGACCGGGCCGATCGCGCGGTGCGCCTCGGCCAGGGGACAACCGCTCCGCGCTGAGCGAACGAGCCGGTCAGGATGCGGGGCATCCAGGCAAGACGTGTTGGAATGGGTGCATTCACCGCACCGTACTGCGATCCGTGAGGAGCACAGCAATGACCCAGACCGTGCAGGACCTCTCCGTCGACGAACTCAACGACCACCAGCTCACCGCAGCCGACCGCTGCGACAGCTGCGGTGCGCAGGCCTACATCCGCGCCACCATGGCCAGTGGTGAACTCCTGTTCTGCGCCCACCACGGCGCTGAGTTCAAGGACAAGCTCGCCGCCACCGCGCTCGAGTGGCACGACGAGTCGTCGCGACTCCACGAGTCCAAGTAGGACGACACAGCAGCAGACACACCGGAGGCCCGGTGTCGGTTCTCGGAACCGACACCGGGCCTCCGGTCTGTCGCGGGCTGGACCGCGGTGGTGGTGCTCAGGCGATGCGCTTGAACGCCTTGTCGACGTAGCGGTCGATCGTCGCGCGCGCCTCGCGGGCGTAGCGGTCGATGGTCGCCGTGCGCTCGGCATCCGGCGTGTAGTCGCGGCCGACGCGTCCGGTCGCCGCGGCGAGGACGGCATCGGTCAGCTGCGGGTTGAGCGGCAGGATCGGCCCCTGGGTGTGCGTCCCGAAGGACGTCCCGGAGACCGCACCCTCGACCGGCGCACCAGCCTGGTTCCCGCCGCCGGAGACGACGTCCGCGAAGGGCTGCACGCCCTCGCCGAGCTCGATGCGGGCCGCGTGGTCCTCGAAGCCCGCGAGACGGGTCGACGCTCCGGGGAGCAGCGGGTACCGGGTCTCGAGGACGAAGTAGTTGACCCGTCGCTCGGCGCCACGGACGGCTCGGGCGTCGAACACGCCGAAGCCGTCGATGGGAGCACCCTCGGTGGGGACGACCTGCTTCGTGGCGAGGTCGAAGCCGCCGCCGACCGCGACGACCGGGATCCCGGCGACCGCGAACTCGCGCAGCGGAGCGCCGATGCGGGCGACGTCCGGGCCGAGCGAGCGCATCGCGCTGAGCGGACCGTTGCCGACCAGGACGACGTCGGCGGTCGTGGGCAGGACGTCGCCCGGCGCGTACTCGACGACCTCGGTCGCGATGTCCGCGGCCTCGGCACGCCGGACGAGGGCTGCGACGTTGCCGCGGTCCCCCGAGACGCCCATCTGGCGCGGGTAGACGTGCAGGATGGTCAGGCGATCGGCCGTCATGCGGTCTTCTCCATGTCCGGGTGCCCCAGGGCCTTCCGGGCGATCATCATGATCTCGTAGTTGACGATGAAGTTCTTCGTGCCGGTCGTCGTCGCGCCGAGGCCCTGCATGTGCCGGATCGCCGACTCGACGTCCGGTTCGACCCGGCCGATGCGGACACCGGCGTGCT
The sequence above is drawn from the Curtobacterium sp. L6-1 genome and encodes:
- a CDS encoding DNA gyrase/topoisomerase IV subunit B — protein: MSSDYSARHLSVLEGLEAVRKRPGMYIGSTDSRGLMHCLWEVIDNSVDEALAGHGDEIGVTLHADGSVEVSDVARGIPVDVEPKTGLTGVEVVFTKLHAGGKFGSGSYAASGGLHGVGASVVNALSERLDVQVDRGGKTYVMSFHRGEPGVFDDSQGIGPDAPFAPFTSGSELRVAGKVKKGVTGTRVRYWADRQIFTKDAAFSTGDLVNRARQTAFLVPGLGLTITDARPASIAAAAERAALAAPAPGAADDAGEDGAAVVRHVEQGPVVERFRYEGGIGEFVEHLSVDGAVTDVWRIQGSGTFKETVPMLDDKGHMVSTEVERSCEVDVALRWGDGYETAFRSFVNIIATPKGGTHQAGFESGLVKAVRAQVEANARKLKVGQDKLEKDDVLAGLTAVLTVRLPEPQFEGQTKEILGTPAVRRIVDSVVAKRMTEILTSTQRTEKAQAALLLEKVVSEMKTRISARAHKETQRRKNALENSSLPTKLADCRSNDVEGTELFIVEGDSALGTAKLARNSEYQALLPIRGKILNVQKASVSDMLSNAECASIIQVIGAGSGRTFELDQARYGKVIIMSDADVDGAHIRTLLLTLFFRYMRPMIEQGRVFAAVPPLHRVVVVNRGKPNDTLYTYSEQELTTLLKKLERSNKKYLEPIQRYKGLGEMDADQLAETTMDRAHRTLRRVNVSDAESAAKVFELLMGNDVAPRKEFILAGEGLDRERIDA
- a CDS encoding DUF7455 domain-containing protein is translated as MTQTVQDLSVDELNDHQLTAADRCDSCGAQAYIRATMASGELLFCAHHGAEFKDKLAATALEWHDESSRLHESK
- a CDS encoding type 1 glutamine amidotransferase, which translates into the protein MTADRLTILHVYPRQMGVSGDRGNVAALVRRAEAADIATEVVEYAPGDVLPTTADVVLVGNGPLSAMRSLGPDVARIGAPLREFAVAGIPVVAVGGGFDLATKQVVPTEGAPIDGFGVFDARAVRGAERRVNYFVLETRYPLLPGASTRLAGFEDHAARIELGEGVQPFADVVSGGGNQAGAPVEGAVSGTSFGTHTQGPILPLNPQLTDAVLAAATGRVGRDYTPDAERTATIDRYAREARATIDRYVDKAFKRIA